A stretch of DNA from Falco biarmicus isolate bFalBia1 chromosome 6, bFalBia1.pri, whole genome shotgun sequence:
CATATTCCAAGCCCGCGCAGAGACGGCGAGCGCCCGCAGCAGCTCCGCCGAGCAACGCGACCGCGGCACGGGGGCGCCCGGCTGGATCCGGGCGGGCAGGGAggcggtgggggaggggagggggcggggaggggagctTCCCcgaggaaggaggagaaggaggaggattCAAATCCGGAGGCAAACGCAGACCCGCCGCCGAGTCCCAGGGACcgaaaaaaaagaggaaactcGGTAGAAACCCCCGTGCGGGCTGCGCCCTCCTCCCCGGGCACAAggacccgccgccgcctctcggtggtgccgccgccgccgcttccCTGCTCCGTGCGCCCTCGGCCGGCGCAGTCCTCGGTGTcgcccccctcctcctcctcctcccgcgCACACACACGCTGAGCCCGGCTTCTCCTCTCGGCGCTGCCCCCTGTCTccgcggcggggggagggaggggacgagcggggcgggcgggcgctgcTGGCTCGGCTGCCGCTTCCAAGGAGCCGCCGCCGGTGCCGCTCCGCTgttgccgccgccgccgccgccgccgctgtTGTTGCCGCCGCGCTGCGCCTGGCGTGTCCTCCTCTCCGCCttccgcccgcccgcccgccctcccgccgccgctgccTGTGGCTGGTGAGtctcagccccgccgccgcctcctcaCTTCTCCTCAGTTCGCTCCGGAGTTCGCTTCAGTTCAGGCTgcgctggcagcagcagcagcagcggcggcggcaggaggggagggggcagggccCGCGGGGTGGGGACATGCCggggggcgggcccggggcggggcggccctTCCTCGGCGGGCGGCGGAGGCAGCGCCGCTTGGCGGAGCCAGCCTTCCCTCCCTTTCCGCTCGtagggcccggcccggcgcggcgggggtgcggggggcGCCGCACGGGCCGGAGGGGgctgtcctcctcctccgcctcctccgcCCCCTACCGACCACGCCCCCCTGCAAGCGTCTGCGTGCGGACGCGCAGCATCGCGTGCTACTCCCGCgcgcctccccccacccccgccccgcgggAACACGCGCGCGCACAGAGCTCCGCTAAGCAGCCGGAGCCGCGCGGCTTCGCCCGTTCcgcgcggggggggggaggggggggcggcgggTCACGTgccccgcgggggcggggcgagCCCCACAGAGGCGCGCGTGCATCCGGTGTTTACAACAGCGCCGGCGCTTCGCGTGGCCGCGGTCCCGCGCGGCGGAGGGGCGCAGccgagcggcggggccgggggggggcgcgggcggcgggtgGCTGCCGCGCATGCGCCCGCGGGCGAGGGGCGGCGCGGGTGGCGGAGCGGCGCGAGGAGCGATTTCCAATCGGTAAAGCGGGCGGCCCggcggaggggctggggggcaccgcGGCGGTGAGCCGTGACCGGCCCGCGGTGGTGGCGGGCGCTGCACTCCCTTTTCTTCCGCCCCCTCCGCCGCCGTGCTGTGGGAGCGGCGTCCCGGCGGCGGAGGGGTGCGGGGCCTGCGGGACTGCCCGCCGCTGGGCCTgcggggctggggagcagtgcgggcggccccggcccggcccggccctaCGCGCGCCCCTTCCCCCGCACGCTCGGCCTCGCAGAGAGGACGGCGGCCCCCGCCTGCGGCCCGCCCGCCTTCGCGGCACTGCCCTCCTGGCCGGGGCGGGCGCCCTCcgtgctggcagggcagcccgTGTGCTGGCGGCAGCCGCGGCTGGGCGACGCTGTGGATAGCGACGCGACGGGAGCAGCAGCATCCGGCCACCGGAACCGCCGCTCGGTGCTCGGGCTGCTACAGCCGCGGCGGCGAAGCAGCGCGGCGCGGTTGCTTGTACGTATCCTCCTTCCCCGCGCAGCTGTGGGGTGTTCTGGCTTGGTTTTTACTACTGAGGAAGTCGTGAGAAAGCTTCGCTGCAATTTGCAGTAGCTTGGTAGAATTTACGTTATAAAACTAGGTAAAAATCGCTTCATGCTTCGTCTAGTTCGCTGAAAACGATCGTTTTTAATAAGGCTAAAGTTAGCTTTCGCCTGAAGTTCTGTAAAACTTCAAATGGATTTTCATGCATTTGAAGCACAGTATTTGAAGAAGCTTTAAATACTAGGTTAATCGCAATGAACGATGTTtctaaaaactaaaaagaagCAGAGACGTTGTCATCGTGATATGCGAGCAGTTTTATCGGGTGCTGCCAAGCAGTGGTGTTCTACCCTTCCTCAAAGGTGCACGTTGACAAAAAACGATGAGAAAGTGTAGTTCTCGTAATGGGAAAAATGTCATGCATTATTGTATTTCTTCTAGTCTTCATTGTATCTTTCCCCTGCAAACATGTAGAACTCATTATTTGCATGTGAGAATTTTTATTTCGTGTCAGGGTTCTGTTTACATTAGATAAAAATTAATGACTTCTGCAAGATAAGTCAGACTTACTGCTTCCATCATTTTATAAGTGTGTAATCAGcaataaaatattatctttGTTATCAAAGAAGGAGTAGCAATGTTACAAACCATTTTTTCTAATATAGATTCTATCCATCAATCGCATGCCCAAAGCACGCTGCAGTATGGCTGTGGATGATGAAACAATACAGTTTCTATTTAGTAACAAGATTGCATTTACTCTTTTTTCAACCCCCTTTTAAAATTGGAACAACCTTATAAGCTTAACAAAATTGCCATCCTTGTTATTTATTGTAGTTCATTCTGAAAAGATGATGCATTTTTGTAGTCTTTTATTTGCTAATTTTTAACCAGTGACTGAAggctttttttaaccttgtgAAAACTTGCTATTGCTTCAGTTTGATTAAGGGCATCCATCAGACGGCAGGCTTTCATCTTAAAATTAGATGGACTTAGATAATGTTAGAATAATTGTTCCGGACTGCTGATTCTCACAGTAAAAATAGCACATGGAGACTTTTTTCCAGCAGATCTGGTGTTCCCATACCACTTCATTATTGATTCCTGTTTGTAAGGTACTTTCAGTGTTTGAATACGAGCAGAGAATACAAGGTAAGAAACACCCACACAAGTTGTTGTCCGCTACCTGTCAGTTGTCTTACCTTCTAATAGGAACGATACAGCTTATCCTAAGCTATTCTGCATTATTTATTGGAGAGAAAGAAGATGCACGCCAGCAGTTATTGAGGAATCACTCATGCAGTGCTATGCAAAACTCGGGCTCTAGTTTCCTCTGTGTTAACATGAAGTATTTTCTCGGTCTGAACAGTATAGAAATTGAGGCAAAGCTGTGTGCTCAAGCTCCCCATGTAATTAGC
This window harbors:
- the LOC130151388 gene encoding uncharacterized protein LOC130151388 — its product is MPGGGPGAGRPFLGGRRRQRRLAEPAFPPFPLVGPGPARRGCGGRRTGRRGLSSSSASSAPYRPRPPASVCVRTRSIACYSRAPPPTPAPREHARAQSSAKQPEPRGFARSARGGGGGGGGSRAPRGRGEPHRGARASGVYNSAGASRGRGPARRRGAAERRGRGGARAAGGCRACARGRGAARVAERREERFPIGKAGGPAEGLGGTAAVSRDRPAVVAGAALPFLPPPPPPCCGSGVPAAEGCGACGTARRWACGAGEQCGRPRPGPALRAPLPPHARPRREDGGPRLRPARLRGTALLAGAGALRAGRAARVLAAAAAGRRCG